The genomic segment TAACTAATAATCATGTATGGAAAGAATAAAAAACTATTTAGCCGACTCATTTGAGTCGGCTTTTTACATTTCTCAAATATTTAAATAAGTATTAAAAGAGTATTACTTACGAAGATTTGCAATTAGTCAGATGTTCCAGATTCAGGATCATATTCCAATTTTAGGTGATGGATTACTTTTTCTTTTTCACCATTTTCTTTATGAATAAAAGCTTTTACATCAAAAGTACCCCATCCATTTGATTTTAACCTAAAGCCATTTTGTGGATCTTTGACATTTCGAACAGGATTAAGAAAAGTAGGATGAAGAATATATTCGACAAATTTTACTTGTGCTAATTCTCCACTACCATTATCGTCTAAATAGACTTCCCAATCCCATCTGTCGTCTCCAACATAGCTCCATGTGTTCTTAATTTTTAAATTCATTTTTTAGCTACTTCTATATATTATTGGACTAGTTTTAACTCTTTTTCAGGAGTTCTGGGATAGAAATAATCACATCTCCACTCTTTGTTATTACCACTAATACTTACTCTAACTTGAACTAAGTCATCACTATTTATATTAGGAATATCTAAGGTTAAAAATCCTGCTTCCCATCGATGCTCGCATTCATTACTTTTCTTTTCGCCCGACGTTTCATTAAACAAAGTATAAGTACATTTATATTCAATTGTTCTTTTGAATGGTTCGGGAGTGCCCTTTAAATATACTTTCAAATTAATTTGTTGATTCTTTAATTTTTCTTCTATTTTGGAAAACTTTATAATCATGGACTGAGAAACTATAAAGATAATTATAAACCCACCGAGGAATCCACTAGCTTTAAATCCAATACCATAAAAGTTGTCAGCATTTCCTGTAACTTCAGCCAAGCTGCCTCCAAGCAGATACATTATTAGTGCTATAATTAAGCTAATAACAGATACAATTGAATATGTAATTAGAGGATTTTTAAGTTTCATTTTGATATTATCTTCCTTTTCTTATGGAGCTTTTTTAATCTTTTTCGCATTCTTAGGATCCGTAGAAGGCTTACCTAAAGCTTTCAGTGCCTGATAATATACCTGGGCCACAGGGACTAATACCCCGTCTTTTATACAAATCCTACGAAAAAGTTTATCAGCTTTATCCTTATGCTTTTTAGCTGTAAGCTTTCTTTTCCTCATTAATTGATAAAGAGCATCATGAACCAAAGAGGCCCTCAGATTATATTTTGTATCAACAACAGGGCCAGATGTACCATCCCAAGCATATCCGCTTTTAACGACTAAATTTCCTTGCCTGTCTAATGAAATAAATTGATTATCAACATCCTTATCAGGCTTTATTGATGTTTTAATGTGATAATCTTTAGCTAATTGATATTTGTATCCTGACCTATATTCAATATGTTTATCTGTCATTAGAATCTCCTATATTTCAAAAACTAATTTTGTTACTAAGTTTATCAGCTAACCCTGGGCCAATGCCATTCACACGCTTTTGTAAATCATCCATATCCTGGAAAGGCTGGCCTTGTCTTTCAGATATTATTCGTAATGCAATAACATCACCTATACCTGGTAGGTCTTTTAGTTTATCAGAAGTAGCTGTATTTATATTTACCAAAACTGTTGGTGGCGCTGCACCATCTGGCACTATACCGTCGTCATCCGGATTTGTGACTGTAAATTTTGCCCAAATGGGCCTATGGTCGCTAACTTGCAAAGAAGCCTTTTTGTCATCATTACCAAAATCAGTTTCATCAAACCTATCTATACCAGTTGAACCCTCAAACTCGCTTGTAAATGAATTGTTGATCCAAATATTATCATACTCACTTTCTTTAATCGTGGTACCACCACTGATTAATTCCTGCATCGAGTAGATATTCCTTAGATCATCAAAGGCAGCATCAGAGGCTTTTAGATTGAAATCTCCACATAATATTACATCTTGTTCAACACTGTTTTCATTTTGAACAAATGCATAGACTTCATCCAATAGCCGGGCTTCTTTTCTTCTTTCCTCCTTACTGTGACCAAATATGGAATGCATTGTGATAACAGTGAAGTCGAAGGTTCCAGAGATAAAACTGGCGTAAAAAGGTTCACGTATAAAGTTATTACTAGGGTCAGGATAGACATTTGCAAAATCTAAATAATCAACTTTATCTGAGCGATATAAAAATGCATAGATTTCTTTTTGGGTATTTCCGATCTTTGGACTTATTATTTTAGAATATTCTAAATTGAATGACTCATCTAACATCTCTATGGCCCGGTCAATTACCTTTTCATCACGAAGTTCTTGAATAGCTATAAAATCATAATCTTTTAATTGATCACAAATTAATTTGAGTTCAGTATCATCACGACTATTGTCAGAAAAGATTCTAATATTAAAACTCGCAATTGTAATTGTGTTTTGAGCATACGAGAGTGGGGCTAAGATTATAAATATAAGCAGAAATAATTTTTCATGAGAACCTCCTTTGTTAGAGGTCTTCCTGACAGGGACTACATTTTTCTTCCTGAATGGTAAGTAAGAAAAGGATACGATAGGAAAAATACAAAGTCAATATTATAAAAGGTGTTAGCCTTTATAAAATTTCTTAAGAATTTCTGCAACCCCCTGAAGTTCAAATAATCCAGGTGAGATATCCAACATTTTTGTCATATCAATAGGATCTGCTAGCACAATGGGAGCTTCGAGTCTGCGAATCATTCTTTCTCGAATGTGTTCAGGTTGCTGATTCAGCTTCTTTAGTTCTTTTTTATGCCAACCTTCAGCGCCTTTATTCAATCCGCTATTGGTATTTGTTCTTCTTGAAATTGGGCATAATCGTAGATAAGGATGTTTATACCCTGTAATTCTTACGCTAGCACGATTTAGAATGTGATCTAAGAAGGTTTCACGGCCTATTTTATCAAAGCCAAGTTGATTCCAAGCATTTCTATAATTATCATAATCTACATGAACCCATAGTTGTTTTTCTGGATGAAGTCTTTTGAAATAACCCTGACCTTTAGCTTCTTTCCATAGTGGAATCTCTGGATTCTGTTTTGGGATATGAGGTTTAACGATAATCGCGTTTATTGAACGTTTGCGACCAGAGATTGTCGATTCAATATTTCCAATGAATTTTTCAATAGTCTGAATATCTACGGCTGCTATAGGTACTATTAAATCATTAGTAAGGCCATAGGTTTGAACATTCATCTTCTCCCAATCTTGGATTTCAAGTCTTTTTTGCATTATCTTTCAGTTATCTCTGATTTTATGGATCGACTTGAAAATATGTTAATCCACGAATTGGAATTCCATTTTTTTCATAGCGACCGAATGCCCAAGTTTCTGGCCGGCTCATCATAACAACCCAGACAATCAATCCGAAACACAATCCAGCTTGTGTTACATCATTCAAACAAGCTTTTGTATAAATAGGTTCAAATACAGTACCGGTCCAATCAGATCCTGGAATCCAGCTTGATGTTTGTATTTCAGTACTATTAATACGATTATTTAATTCATCAACAATTGCTTCATATTCTGAATCCGACAACCTTTTACGCCATACATCATATTCCTCGGCATGTGGAATATAGTTAATGACTTTGCCTTCATCTATTGAATAAATCAAATTCCATCTCCTCTACATTTTCTTTGCTAATCAGCTGAAAGCACCCTAAGCTTCCCCCTCAAAAGCTCAGGGTAAATAGTAAAGACTGCATAGGGACGACTACATTTTCTTTAATGAGATTATCAATTATTCAACGACAATAACAACACAATGCCTGGATAATATTTATTGTCAACTATAAAATCTCGTCTATTCTGAGGAAAAACCCAGGATTTAACATCGGCTGGAATTTTTTTAATTATCTTTAAGAATGAATCAATCTCAGAATTGATATCTTTGTTGTTTATTGATAAGTGAGGGCAAATAAAAACCATTGAGATACTCTTTTCATTATCTTTAAAATCAATTTTGTTGACATCTTTTTTGGCCGACTCCATCACGCTTTTTATTTGTGATTTGATATCTTTGCTCGCCAAAGAAACAAATTTAAATTTGGCTTCACAGTAGTAATCGGTATTCCCAATTTGAAACCATAAGTCTGACCTGCCTGTGTATTTCTTTCTTTTTCCTTTTTCAATACCGAACTCTTCCATCGCCAGGTAATTATTACGCCAAAGAGCTCCGGCAAATATGCTTACATTTGACCTTTCATTATAGTAGTAGGGCACTTCTTCTTCTATTTCACTACAGAACCTATTAATAATTGAAATCCATTCCCAACATACAGGATCCAAAAAAGAGTTCTTTTTATTGCTAATTATAACATCTTCCATTAGATAGGTCTAATTACTCTTTATTTCGTTAAACCAGTAAGCCGGTATGCCGTACTTTTCAAGATAATTTTCAATCGTTTCTCGGAGCCCTTCTTTTTGGGGTGGCTCGGGGTAAATGATCCCTAAACATACATCAATATTATCTTTAACATACATATCAACATATTTGAATAGTTGATGCTGGTGGCTCCAGGCGTTCTTTTTTATGTTCTTTGTTTTTATGTTGTCCCAATTAGTGGCTTTAATTTCATAAATGGCAACAACCCCATCACCGACATCTGATATAAATATATCTAACCGGCCTCTCTTTGAGTTCAAGAGCTTAAGATGTTCTTCGAACCTAAGATCGCTCTTTTTATCGTTCTCAGCAAAATCTTTCCTGACGATTTCCTGGAATTCCTTTCCACGAAGCAAACGTTTTGGCTCAGACATATTATATAGATCCCGATGCTTTTAATACTTGAATTAGGCGACCGATATCAGAACCGGCTGGCGTAGTCGTCATATTTTCACTTAAATAATCAAACATTTCGCGCATTGAAATCATCTTGATCGGATTACCTAAAGTCTGTAGGAAGTCCTGATTTTGTTCCCAGGTTTCCTTGTTGCCAACTATTTTTGTCACAGCAAGAATATATGTGAATTTCTTTGAGCCGGTTATCTCTTCAACTTTATTCCGTAAAGCAGATGCCCATTTAGGTATAGTAAGCTCTCTGAATCTAAGCTTTGCATCCCGGCCTGATATTTTTTTATTATTAATTATATTGCTTAACTCATATTCAGTTCTAAAACCATCTTGCCAGCTTTTGCAATTGATAACTAATGTCCTATCATCCTGCGATTTTAACGGATTAAAAGCCATGATATCAATATCACTGTGAACAGAATCTTTCTTTGATTTATAATCCGGATGATCGATGGAAGGGCGGTATTTTATATTCGCAGTTGTAAAGTATCCGATTGCTCGACAATAATCATCTACAATTTGCTCTAAAATGTCTTCTTTCATTCTTAAATTCACCTATTAATTTATTGCAAAATTATGCACATTGTTGTTAACCATTTAATAGCTTTTCTTTCATTCTTCTTTGCTCTTCGAATTCTTTTAATCCATCTGAAAGTGTTATTAGGGAGTATTTTATATATGGGAATTTATGTCTTAAAAAACTATAGCGGATCGGTAAGAATTTCCAGCAGAATGCATCAACAGAGGCTCCACCTTTTAACAAAGAGAATAGTTTGCAAATAAAGGTATACCATATGCGAAGTAGCAGTAAAAACAAAGCAATATATGCAATATTGCTTGCATTAAAGGTACCTTGTTCTAAATCAAATGTATAAACATGTGAATAAAAATAGAGTGATGCTATCAAATAAATAAGCACTAAAATTGCGAAAATCCCTGTTACAAATAATGGGAATTGCCATGATCTAGTATTTACTCTCCCTACTATCAATTCAAAAATAAGTAGAATACCTTTCCAGAACCTATGTTTGTCCGCAGCATTATTTCGTCCAGAATAATATTCAACGCTAATTTGCAGGTCCTGTGTTATTACATCTGTAATATGGTATCCTTCATACAAATTCTTAAATGGCTTATCTTCGAAATCAGAGTGGCGTAACCGATTAACACAAATTTCCCAGGATTCAATATCGATATCACGGATGAGGTCTAAAGATTCAGCCGTGGTTTTTATATTAATATGTTCTTGGTTGAGTAATTTGCAGTAACCAGCGTACCTATTGTGTGAGTTGAATTTATAAAAGATAATTGACAAAACTAGAGATATTACAATTGAAAGAATAAGGGATATTTGTGCTACATATTCCGTATTTAACGGACCTTTGTTGGATAATAATTGAAAAGCAATAAAAGATAAACCTGACCCACCCAGAACGAATCCCATGTAGTTAGTAATACAATTCTTCAAATTCTGCAGTTCTGTTCGTAAAAACCTATACTCCTTAAAATTAGACAATTCCATAGTTCCTCCAATTAACTAATCTCAGTGTGTATAAAACATTTATGAATTAATTTCTCATTCCAATCTTTGGGACAATAATAGCATTTTCTAATATTTGAGAATGAAATAAATTAACATTTATATTTCATTAACTAGTTATAGGCTTAACGTAGGCCCAACCACCGGATGAGGTTCTTCCTTCCTTGACTGGATTATTATCTTTGGTCTTAACAAGCGTGCTAATTTTGAATGGCTTTTTAAGTTTTATGAGTCTTCTTATATGCAATAGGTTAATACTTTCACCATCATCAGATCTTGACGCATTATATAAACCACCCTCTTCCGGTTGCAAAGTATATAACAGTCTCATCAGAACCTTTTTCTTTTCTTCAGATATTAATGTTTTATTGTCCCAACCAATAATCTCTGCTGTGTAGTGCACGTTATTTAGATCATTTGTAATTGTAAGAAATAGTTTATATGGGTTTTCTGATGTGGGCTCTTCATCTCTAAGATGCTTGATTGGTGACGATTTATAGGGTTGTAAATACATTACATGGTCAGGTAACTCTTTTTGAACATTTAGAATTTCTTTCAATACGCTCTCGTAAACGCCATATATTAAGATTGCTTCAGATTTCATTTTAACCCCACCTTTTCCACTTTTTTCATGTATCAAATAAATTATAATTATCGGAAAATCTTGGTCAGTTTATTCTTCATCTAAGATGTTCTTTTAAGTCTTTCATCTTTTCAATAGCATCCTTCAATTCAGCCCGATACAATTCATTTTCACCATGATGAGAAGCGGTATTCATTACTCTATCTAAAATTTCCTTTGTTTCACTAATTAATTGTTCTTTACGAGTTCCTTCTTCATTAAAATTAATTAAAAAATCAGACATTTTAGTTTTAAGAATAGTTAATTTCCTCTTTTCACCGGTTGTAAGAGAGTCATCTGAATGATAATCTTCTTTTATTTTCTGTAATTTTTCTGGCTCCAAATCTGTCAGAAATGCAATATTAAAATCTTTAAATCTTTTTTCAGTCAATTTCTTAAAAGCATCACCTAGTTTTTGCTTAAGTCCTTGAAACTTTTGATCAAGCAATTTCAAATCAGGATCCAGAAAATTGTCCAAAATTGCCTCTGCTTCTTTTCGCAATTCATTACCACAATTCTCAAATTCATTTTCATCAAAATATTTTGCTGCTTTTTGCAGGGATGTAAGATCTGCTCTAATTGTTGGTGGAGAATTATCACTTTCATCTTTATTGAAATTATAATAAACCCAGTTTTCCTCGTTTGTGTTTCTGCGGATCAGATTAAATAAGCCTTTGTCATGAGTAAAAATAAACTTTTGGAACTCATCAAAGAAACTGAGACTTTCCTTT from the Calditrichota bacterium genome contains:
- a CDS encoding DUF1353 domain-containing protein, with protein sequence MTDKHIEYRSGYKYQLAKDYHIKTSIKPDKDVDNQFISLDRQGNLVVKSGYAWDGTSGPVVDTKYNLRASLVHDALYQLMRKRKLTAKKHKDKADKLFRRICIKDGVLVPVAQVYYQALKALGKPSTDPKNAKKIKKAP